From Methanococcus maripaludis, the proteins below share one genomic window:
- the polC gene encoding DNA polymerase II large subunit: MLHVSASKGMTEYFKNILDDVSNLYNLAEECRKNGYDVTDHVEIPLAKDMADRVEGIVGPKNVAERIRELVSEFGKEPAALEIAKEIVEGKFGEFGREVGAEQAVRTALAVITEGIVAAPLEGIAYVKIKKNSDNSEYLAIYFAGPIRSAGGTAQALAVLVGDYVRKNMGLDRFKPTEDEVERYGEEVDLYQSEVTTFQYQPKAEEIRVAVRNISVEITGEATDDVEVSGHRDLPRVETNQIRGGALLALVEGVLLKAPKILRHVDKLNIEGWNWLKELKSKKEEVIEELEEENDEYNYEDEEDLSQYEDYEVEAVTKFIGEVIAGRPVFSHPSKKGGFRLRYGRSRNTGFATDGFHPAIMYLVDDFMAVGTQLKTERPGKATCVVPVDSIEGPIVKLNDGSVLKIDTVEKAKQYTDEVQEILFLGDILVNYGDFLENNHTVLPSSWCIEWYEKILKSQNLEYTEEFIKNPGQKEAVNYAKITKTPLHPKYTYFWHDISKENISTLRSWVIGGKYNPSNDSWELNYDPEDEEISNAKRYLELIGCPHTVMEEKVEIFEYYPFLYSLGYDFDEKRDMIDNIDEKLQNTKNNMHFINTIAPFEIRRNAYIYVGARMGRPEKAAARKMKPPVNGLFPIGNAGALVRLINKAVEEGKTDEIEIANVKCSCGKVSLYRTCPFCGNSVEPTGPSRIKLPIKDYWYKTLENLKINKPGDVKCIKGMTSKDKIIEPLEKAILRAKNNIYVFKDGTTRFDCTDVPVTHFKPVEIHVPIEKLKSLGYLKDIHGTPLENEDQVLELKVQDVIVPESCMDYFLNVSGFIDDLLEKYYKKDRFYNVNTREDLVGHLIIGMAPHTSAGMVGRIIGYSNANVGYAHPYFHASKRRNCDGDEDAFFLLLDAFMNFSKRFLPDKRGGQMDAPLVLTTILDPKEVDGEVHNMDSMWEYPLEFYEKSLEGIAPKEIKKMMETIEDRLDKDSQYEGIGYTHETSKIDEGPPICAYKTLGSMMEKTSAQLAVAKKIRATDERDVAEKVIQSHFVPDLIGNLRAFSRQGVRCKCGAKYRRMPLKGVCRKCGSRLILTVSKGAVEKYMNVSQTMAEKYDASDYIKQRLEIIKSGIDSLFVNDKRKQVKIEDFFK; this comes from the coding sequence ATGCTCCATGTTTCAGCTTCAAAAGGAATGACTGAATATTTTAAAAATATTTTAGACGATGTATCCAACCTTTATAATCTTGCAGAAGAGTGTAGGAAGAACGGGTACGACGTAACGGATCATGTTGAAATCCCGCTTGCAAAAGATATGGCAGATAGGGTTGAAGGTATCGTTGGACCAAAAAATGTTGCAGAGCGTATTAGGGAACTAGTATCTGAATTTGGAAAAGAACCTGCAGCGCTTGAAATTGCAAAAGAGATAGTTGAAGGAAAATTTGGCGAGTTTGGGCGAGAAGTTGGAGCTGAACAGGCTGTAAGAACAGCTCTGGCGGTTATTACTGAAGGTATTGTTGCAGCACCTCTAGAAGGAATTGCGTATGTTAAAATTAAGAAAAACAGCGATAACAGTGAGTATCTTGCAATTTATTTTGCAGGGCCGATTAGAAGTGCAGGGGGAACTGCACAGGCACTTGCAGTACTTGTTGGGGATTATGTTAGAAAAAACATGGGATTAGATAGATTTAAGCCAACAGAAGATGAAGTTGAACGTTACGGTGAAGAAGTTGATTTGTATCAATCTGAGGTTACTACATTTCAATACCAGCCAAAAGCTGAAGAGATACGGGTTGCAGTTAGAAATATCTCTGTAGAAATTACTGGGGAAGCCACTGACGATGTTGAAGTTAGTGGACACCGGGATTTACCAAGAGTGGAAACAAACCAGATTCGAGGGGGTGCTCTTTTAGCACTGGTTGAAGGTGTTCTTTTAAAAGCTCCTAAAATTTTAAGACACGTTGATAAATTAAATATCGAAGGATGGAACTGGTTGAAAGAATTAAAAAGCAAAAAAGAAGAAGTAATCGAAGAACTAGAAGAAGAAAACGATGAATATAACTACGAAGATGAAGAAGACTTATCCCAGTATGAAGATTATGAAGTAGAAGCTGTAACTAAGTTTATTGGGGAGGTTATTGCAGGAAGGCCTGTATTTTCCCACCCTTCCAAAAAAGGCGGTTTCAGACTTAGGTATGGAAGAAGCAGAAATACTGGTTTTGCAACAGATGGTTTTCATCCTGCAATAATGTATTTAGTCGATGACTTCATGGCAGTGGGTACCCAACTTAAAACCGAAAGACCTGGAAAGGCAACCTGTGTAGTTCCTGTTGACAGTATCGAAGGTCCGATAGTTAAATTAAATGATGGAAGCGTACTTAAAATAGACACTGTTGAAAAAGCAAAACAATATACTGATGAAGTTCAAGAAATTCTATTTTTAGGCGATATTTTAGTTAATTACGGGGATTTCTTAGAAAACAACCATACGGTACTTCCAAGCAGTTGGTGTATTGAATGGTATGAAAAAATCTTAAAATCACAAAATTTGGAATACACGGAAGAATTTATTAAAAATCCAGGGCAAAAGGAAGCGGTAAATTATGCTAAAATTACAAAAACGCCATTGCATCCAAAATACACATATTTCTGGCACGATATTTCTAAAGAGAATATTTCTACCCTTCGAAGTTGGGTTATTGGTGGAAAATACAATCCAAGCAATGATTCATGGGAACTAAATTACGATCCTGAAGATGAGGAAATTTCAAATGCGAAAAGATATCTTGAACTTATTGGATGTCCACATACTGTAATGGAAGAAAAAGTAGAAATTTTTGAATATTATCCATTTTTATACTCTTTAGGTTATGATTTCGATGAAAAAAGGGATATGATTGATAATATCGATGAAAAACTTCAAAATACAAAAAATAACATGCACTTTATAAATACAATCGCACCTTTTGAAATTCGAAGAAACGCCTATATTTACGTTGGCGCAAGAATGGGTAGGCCTGAAAAAGCAGCTGCTAGAAAGATGAAACCGCCAGTAAATGGACTTTTTCCTATTGGAAATGCGGGAGCTCTTGTAAGACTTATTAATAAGGCCGTAGAAGAAGGAAAAACTGACGAAATCGAAATTGCAAATGTAAAATGTAGTTGTGGAAAGGTAAGTTTATACAGGACATGTCCGTTCTGTGGAAATTCTGTTGAACCAACAGGCCCTTCAAGAATAAAGCTTCCAATAAAGGATTACTGGTATAAAACTCTTGAAAATTTAAAAATAAACAAGCCCGGCGACGTAAAATGTATTAAAGGTATGACCTCAAAGGATAAAATAATTGAACCTTTGGAAAAAGCAATATTACGGGCAAAAAATAACATATATGTATTTAAAGACGGAACTACCAGGTTTGACTGTACAGATGTTCCTGTAACGCATTTTAAACCTGTAGAAATACACGTACCTATTGAAAAATTAAAATCGTTAGGATATTTAAAAGATATTCATGGAACTCCACTTGAAAATGAAGATCAGGTATTAGAATTAAAAGTTCAGGATGTAATAGTTCCTGAATCCTGTATGGATTACTTTTTAAATGTTTCAGGATTTATAGACGATCTTTTGGAAAAATACTACAAAAAAGATAGATTTTACAACGTGAATACAAGAGAAGACCTTGTAGGCCATTTAATAATCGGAATGGCGCCACACACTTCTGCAGGAATGGTTGGAAGGATTATTGGATACAGCAATGCAAACGTAGGCTATGCACATCCTTATTTCCACGCTTCAAAAAGGAGAAATTGTGATGGGGATGAAGATGCATTTTTCCTCCTTTTGGATGCATTTATGAACTTTTCAAAAAGGTTTTTGCCTGATAAAAGAGGTGGCCAGATGGATGCACCACTGGTTCTTACAACTATTTTGGACCCTAAGGAAGTAGATGGTGAGGTTCATAACATGGATTCGATGTGGGAATACCCGCTTGAATTTTATGAAAAATCTCTGGAAGGAATCGCTCCAAAAGAAATTAAGAAAATGATGGAAACTATTGAAGATCGACTTGATAAAGACAGCCAGTACGAAGGAATTGGCTATACTCATGAAACATCAAAAATTGATGAAGGGCCACCAATTTGTGCGTATAAAACATTAGGTTCGATGATGGAAAAAACTTCAGCACAGTTAGCCGTAGCAAAAAAAATCAGGGCAACTGATGAAAGAGACGTAGCTGAAAAGGTTATTCAATCACACTTTGTGCCCGATTTAATCGGAAATTTAAGAGCTTTTTCAAGGCAGGGTGTAAGATGCAAATGCGGTGCAAAATACCGAAGGATGCCGTTAAAAGGAGTTTGCAGAAAATGTGGAAGCAGACTGATTCTAACGGTTTCAAAAGGGGCTGTTGAAAAGTATATGAATGTTTCCCAGACAATGGCTGAAAAATATGATGCAAGCGACTATATTAAACAAAGACTTGAAATTATAAAGTCAGGAATTGACAGTTTATTTGTAAACGACAAGAGAAAGCAGGTTAAAATTGAAGATTTCTTTAAATAA
- a CDS encoding heavy metal-binding domain-containing protein, with translation MIVTTSDKIEGKEIESYTGFIMGSLAAKAGTKDQVEAKKKALYGLFRKGKEDGADGIISVKLDSVSYKSEETGEEMVEYTYYGTAVKFKN, from the coding sequence ATGATCGTAACAACAAGCGATAAAATTGAAGGAAAAGAAATTGAAAGTTATACTGGATTTATCATGGGGTCCTTAGCTGCTAAAGCAGGTACAAAAGATCAAGTGGAAGCTAAAAAGAAAGCTTTATACGGATTATTTAGAAAAGGAAAAGAAGATGGTGCAGACGGAATAATAAGTGTGAAATTAGATTCAGTTTCCTACAAATCAGAAGAAACTGGAGAAGAAATGGTAGAATACACTTACTACGGAACAGCAGTTAAATTTAAAAATTAA
- a CDS encoding AAA family ATPase, producing MSNINISNLKLKKTLQKPPVVPEEAMCLKYVILEPVGFPINVNGETLKVSVEDHALFNSYAREQWENEIVKEGTYLFDSTIIPEYAFKVVSLYPKEGGIITKDTLFKLENNSKPQNSPKFKETTFEEVVGQLDAKKKCKIVIKYLENPELFGEWAPKNILFYGPPGTGKTMLARALATETDVPLYLIKATELIGDHVGDGSKQIESLYENASENTPSIIFIDELDAIALSRQFQSLRGDVSEVVNALLTELDGIKNNLGVVTIAATNNPEMLDNAIRSRFEEEIEFKMPDDNERLKIIELYVEKMPIAVNADLKKYVEKTKGMNGRTIKEKFLKPALHKAILEDRESITQKDLDEIIKKIVKNSTPLNLYG from the coding sequence ATGAGCAATATCAATATCAGTAACCTGAAACTCAAAAAAACTCTTCAAAAACCACCCGTAGTTCCAGAAGAAGCCATGTGTTTAAAATACGTGATTTTGGAACCGGTTGGTTTTCCGATAAATGTTAATGGCGAGACTTTAAAGGTTAGTGTAGAAGACCACGCACTATTTAACTCATACGCTCGAGAACAGTGGGAAAACGAGATTGTAAAGGAAGGCACATATTTATTTGACAGCACGATTATCCCGGAATACGCATTTAAGGTTGTTTCCCTCTACCCCAAAGAAGGGGGAATTATAACAAAAGACACGTTATTTAAATTGGAAAATAACAGTAAACCGCAAAATTCTCCAAAATTCAAAGAAACCACTTTTGAAGAAGTTGTCGGACAGCTTGATGCAAAGAAAAAGTGTAAAATTGTAATAAAATATCTTGAAAATCCTGAATTATTCGGAGAATGGGCTCCAAAAAACATCTTATTTTATGGGCCACCAGGAACTGGAAAAACAATGTTAGCAAGAGCACTTGCAACAGAGACGGATGTACCGCTTTATTTAATAAAGGCTACTGAACTTATTGGGGACCATGTTGGAGATGGCTCAAAACAGATTGAAAGTCTTTACGAAAATGCATCAGAAAATACGCCCTCAATAATATTTATTGATGAACTGGATGCAATTGCACTCAGCAGGCAGTTTCAGTCATTGAGGGGGGATGTATCTGAAGTAGTAAATGCTCTTCTTACAGAACTCGATGGAATAAAAAATAATCTGGGAGTTGTGACAATTGCGGCGACAAACAACCCAGAAATGCTCGATAATGCCATTAGAAGCAGATTTGAAGAAGAAATTGAATTTAAAATGCCTGATGATAACGAAAGATTGAAAATTATCGAACTCTATGTAGAAAAAATGCCAATAGCAGTAAATGCAGACCTGAAAAAATATGTTGAAAAAACAAAAGGCATGAATGGAAGAACGATTAAAGAAAAATTCCTAAAACCTGCACTCCATAAAGCAATTTTAGAAGATAGAGAATCGATTACTCAAAAAGATCTCGATGAAATAATCAAAAAAATCGTTAAAAATTCTACCCCATTAAATTTATATGGATAA
- a CDS encoding SDH family Clp fold serine proteinase yields the protein MDPSSIIWIFFAFLFFYPQVLFRYRLLQRYKFIKQFEAVRKTRAIVMIHRQEQLALFGIPLYKYITIEDSEEILRAIRMTPEDMPIDLILHTPGGLVLASEQIAIALKEHKAKTTVIIPHYAMSGGSLIALAADEIIIDKNAVMGPVDPQIGQYPAASIINAINTKYTDELDDETLILGDIARKAIVQVKEFVYDILKDKMGEEKAKYLSETLSTGKWTHDYPLTINKLKDLGIEVNTNLPNIVYELFDLYRQPVNQRPSVQYVPVPYKRGTKK from the coding sequence ATGGATCCTTCATCAATTATCTGGATATTTTTTGCGTTTTTATTTTTCTATCCACAGGTGCTTTTTAGATATAGGCTTTTACAACGGTACAAATTTATAAAGCAGTTCGAAGCGGTTAGAAAAACCCGTGCAATTGTCATGATACACAGGCAGGAACAGCTGGCACTTTTTGGAATTCCTCTTTATAAATATATTACAATAGAGGATAGTGAAGAAATTTTAAGGGCAATTAGAATGACTCCTGAAGATATGCCGATAGATTTAATACTTCATACTCCAGGAGGACTTGTACTTGCAAGTGAACAGATTGCAATCGCTCTAAAGGAACACAAGGCAAAAACGACAGTTATAATTCCCCACTATGCAATGAGTGGTGGAAGTTTGATAGCTCTTGCAGCAGATGAAATTATAATTGATAAAAATGCAGTAATGGGGCCTGTAGACCCTCAGATTGGACAGTACCCGGCAGCTTCAATTATAAATGCAATAAATACAAAATATACTGATGAATTGGACGATGAAACTTTAATATTGGGAGATATTGCAAGAAAAGCAATAGTTCAGGTTAAAGAATTTGTCTATGATATATTGAAAGACAAAATGGGGGAAGAAAAAGCAAAATACCTTTCAGAAACTCTTTCTACGGGAAAATGGACGCACGACTATCCTTTAACAATTAATAAATTAAAAGATCTCGGAATTGAAGTAAATACAAACCTGCCAAATATCGTTTATGAATTATTTGACCTTTACCGACAGCCTGTAAATCAGAGACCATCTGTACAGTATGTTCCAGTGCCATACAAAAGAGGAACTAAAAAATGA
- a CDS encoding DUF192 domain-containing protein, translated as MNPKTLEINGKTYSVNIADNFIKRAFGLMFRDISENEGLFFKYGNRRLHIHTFFMKYPIDVIFLKDDKIVDVATNLIPWKTYNSKVKSNRMFEVKASGITAELIGKKIKFN; from the coding sequence ATGAATCCAAAAACCCTTGAAATAAACGGTAAAACTTATTCTGTAAATATTGCAGATAATTTTATAAAACGGGCATTTGGGCTCATGTTTAGGGATATTTCAGAAAATGAAGGATTATTCTTTAAATATGGGAATAGAAGACTTCATATTCATACATTTTTTATGAAATATCCTATAGATGTGATTTTTTTAAAAGATGATAAAATTGTTGATGTTGCAACAAACTTAATTCCTTGGAAAACTTACAATTCAAAAGTAAAATCAAATAGAATGTTTGAAGTGAAAGCTTCGGGAATAACTGCTGAATTAATCGGAAAAAAAATTAAATTCAATTAA
- a CDS encoding MJ0548 connectase family domain-containing protein, which translates to MSVVIGYYGKNGAVIAGDKRNLLFNGIESNREKLEEVLYSGEIKSDEELFKKASEFDVTVHINDTREKVKSLGNLLSGEVLSIGKDSKRRRMYLTKEKCAIIDIENDQITNKSVKTGSGIVVFGNRHIKHFVESEIKKHIQKLLKMNAREIRDLFEKILKKIENATLSDTFEYYFVEAGEPEFEKAVNDDLDDLFNYRHDLSIKMAEMQILTMIAEKIVKIGDVGIIKNGTLVLYDEFLAINKICPEPEIYSEIEIKGEFIEGDVITIDNESLKVKRTGNPVVVQKIICKK; encoded by the coding sequence TTGAGTGTTGTTATCGGATACTACGGAAAAAATGGAGCTGTTATTGCAGGCGATAAAAGAAATTTACTTTTCAACGGCATTGAAAGTAACAGGGAAAAGCTTGAAGAAGTTCTTTATTCTGGAGAAATTAAATCTGATGAAGAATTGTTTAAAAAAGCATCTGAATTTGATGTTACGGTCCATATTAATGATACGCGAGAAAAAGTTAAGAGTTTAGGAAATTTATTATCTGGAGAAGTATTATCAATCGGAAAAGACTCCAAAAGAAGGCGGATGTATTTAACAAAGGAAAAATGCGCAATAATAGATATTGAAAATGATCAAATAACCAATAAATCAGTAAAAACCGGTTCTGGAATTGTTGTATTTGGTAACAGACATATAAAACACTTTGTTGAATCAGAAATAAAAAAACACATTCAAAAACTTTTGAAGATGAATGCACGCGAAATCAGAGATTTATTTGAAAAAATCCTGAAAAAAATTGAAAATGCAACATTAAGTGATACTTTTGAATATTATTTTGTTGAAGCAGGAGAACCTGAATTTGAAAAAGCAGTCAATGATGATTTGGATGACTTATTTAATTACAGACATGATTTATCCATAAAAATGGCTGAAATGCAGATATTAACAATGATTGCTGAAAAAATAGTAAAAATAGGGGATGTCGGAATAATTAAAAATGGAACTTTGGTATTATATGACGAATTCCTTGCAATTAATAAAATATGTCCTGAACCAGAAATTTACTCAGAAATTGAAATCAAGGGCGAATTTATTGAAGGAGATGTTATAACAATTGATAATGAATCTTTAAAAGTAAAAAGAACGGGTAATCCCGTGGTAGTTCAAAAAATAATCTGTAAAAAATAA
- the nikR gene encoding nickel-responsive transcriptional regulator NikR, whose protein sequence is MVDMDRISISLPTNLLAEFDEIIEERGYASRSEAIRDSIRDYLIKHKWIHSLEGERAGTISIIYDHHSTDVMEKLTNIQHDYEKLIVATIHMHLDHDHCMEVVLVKGDAGEIKELTDKLTSQKGVKQVKLTVMVPGGNIPQ, encoded by the coding sequence ATGGTGGATATGGACAGGATAAGTATATCATTACCTACAAATTTACTTGCAGAATTCGACGAAATTATCGAAGAAAGGGGCTATGCAAGCAGAAGTGAGGCTATACGGGACTCTATTAGGGATTATTTAATAAAACATAAGTGGATTCACAGTCTTGAAGGGGAACGGGCTGGAACAATCAGTATTATTTATGACCACCACTCCACTGACGTAATGGAGAAGTTAACAAACATACAGCACGATTATGAAAAGTTAATTGTCGCAACAATCCACATGCACCTCGATCACGACCACTGTATGGAAGTAGTTCTTGTTAAAGGGGATGCGGGAGAAATTAAAGAATTAACTGATAAACTTACGTCACAAAAAGGCGTAAAACAGGTAAAATTAACTGTAATGGTTCCTGGCGGAAATATTCCCCAGTAA
- a CDS encoding DUF2798 domain-containing protein, with amino-acid sequence MIIPKKYERITFALLMSGSMAFVMSLVMTMVNRGISLDVLAFWPKVFLIGYCIAFPTAYFVSPLVGKINSKIIIK; translated from the coding sequence ATGATCATCCCCAAAAAATACGAAAGAATAACCTTTGCATTACTGATGTCTGGTTCAATGGCATTTGTAATGTCTTTAGTAATGACAATGGTAAACCGCGGAATTAGTTTAGATGTTTTAGCATTTTGGCCAAAAGTATTTTTAATCGGCTACTGTATAGCGTTCCCTACCGCATACTTTGTTTCGCCACTTGTTGGAAAAATAAATTCAAAAATAATTATTAAATAA
- a CDS encoding helix-turn-helix domain-containing protein has translation MNKLSESDLSVTLNINYRGKQITKTQVEILKSVSETRSQNRTAEILGIPPSTVNIQIKRLENKLDLKLTYSSPAGTMLSPDAERIVSYYNAYLERTSKEKFIACGFISGEVGRILFDDVLVSSFSNVLRLYRSNLTSVVGIDDPYWSYRLGDPVPVAFDHFVMVSKGDFNFKNLLGVNYSAHRIVWKTLKNEKIDFKVSKVVKNPFYAIDLLEEGYSMFLNTCLLRYVKKDYLIEIPDYYDKTKHTINFILNKSIPEDEFEEVLYKKEKEIKLAGFDPIL, from the coding sequence GTGAACAAATTATCTGAATCTGATTTAAGTGTGACCTTGAATATAAACTATAGAGGTAAACAGATCACGAAAACTCAAGTCGAAATTTTAAAATCAGTTTCTGAAACCAGATCCCAGAACAGAACCGCTGAAATTCTGGGCATTCCCCCATCAACAGTCAATATTCAGATAAAAAGGCTTGAAAATAAGCTAGATTTAAAATTAACATATTCTTCTCCTGCCGGAACCATGTTATCCCCCGATGCAGAACGTATTGTATCATATTATAATGCATATCTTGAAAGAACGTCAAAAGAAAAATTTATTGCATGCGGATTTATAAGTGGAGAAGTTGGGCGGATTCTTTTTGATGACGTGCTCGTTTCATCATTTTCTAATGTTTTGAGGCTTTACAGGTCAAATTTAACCAGTGTAGTTGGAATTGACGATCCCTACTGGAGCTACAGGCTTGGAGATCCTGTTCCTGTTGCATTCGACCATTTTGTAATGGTTTCGAAAGGCGATTTTAACTTTAAAAATCTGCTGGGAGTTAACTACTCTGCACACAGGATTGTTTGGAAAACTCTTAAAAATGAAAAAATAGATTTTAAAGTATCAAAAGTTGTAAAAAATCCATTTTATGCGATAGATCTTTTAGAAGAGGGCTATAGTATGTTTTTAAATACGTGCCTGTTAAGATACGTTAAAAAAGATTATTTAATCGAAATTCCAGATTATTACGATAAAACAAAGCATACAATAAACTTTATTTTAAATAAATCCATTCCTGAAGATGAATTTGAAGAAGTGTTATATAAAAAAGAAAAAGAAATAAAATTGGCTGGTTTTGATCCGATTTTGTAA
- a CDS encoding radical SAM protein, whose product MNSAEILENSIKAFKLTEKHHGNITTLERALFLGWYCNLDDPCKFCFMSTQKEKIKDPLKARRKPESILAESILMKRIGWKLEFISGGYGYKTEELNDTIEMVSYIQQAKQYLNVGIIDFENLNLNNIEGVVGAVETVNPKLHEELCPGKPLSNTKEMLKKAKDMGLKTGITIILGMGETEKDIDLLLNLIEELNLDRITFYSLNPQDETVFQGKTSVTTLEYMNWVSTVRLNFPKMKIITGTWVDKLTNIGPLVMAGSNVITKFPLFSIYGKKEGKTVENEISSTGRELYSTFSDLNVLKGEKTLKNTKYVPEKIDISEKNLELINSLSKQLDKKIESYVKTTIRKSQK is encoded by the coding sequence ATGAATTCTGCGGAGATTTTGGAAAATTCAATTAAGGCATTTAAATTAACGGAAAAACACCACGGAAATATTACTACTTTAGAAAGAGCTCTTTTTTTAGGCTGGTATTGTAATTTGGATGACCCGTGTAAGTTCTGTTTCATGTCTACACAAAAAGAAAAAATAAAAGATCCATTAAAAGCAAGAAGAAAGCCTGAATCGATTCTTGCAGAAAGTATACTAATGAAAAGAATAGGTTGGAAGCTTGAATTTATTTCTGGAGGATACGGGTACAAAACTGAAGAATTAAACGATACTATCGAGATGGTTTCCTACATCCAGCAGGCAAAACAGTATTTAAATGTTGGAATAATTGATTTTGAAAATTTAAATTTAAACAATATTGAAGGAGTTGTTGGCGCAGTAGAAACTGTAAATCCAAAATTGCACGAAGAATTGTGTCCTGGAAAGCCTTTATCAAATACAAAAGAAATGTTAAAGAAAGCAAAAGACATGGGCCTTAAAACTGGAATTACTATAATTTTAGGAATGGGCGAAACTGAAAAAGATATAGATTTACTCTTAAACTTAATCGAAGAACTAAATCTTGATAGGATTACATTTTATTCCCTAAATCCTCAAGATGAAACCGTTTTTCAGGGAAAAACTTCGGTAACGACCCTCGAATATATGAACTGGGTTTCAACTGTGAGGTTAAATTTCCCAAAAATGAAGATAATAACCGGAACATGGGTTGATAAACTTACAAATATCGGGCCGCTCGTAATGGCAGGTTCAAACGTAATTACAAAGTTCCCACTTTTTTCAATTTATGGTAAAAAAGAAGGAAAAACTGTTGAAAACGAGATCTCGTCAACAGGAAGGGAATTATACAGTACTTTTTCTGACCTGAATGTCCTAAAGGGTGAAAAAACCCTAAAAAATACTAAATATGTACCAGAAAAAATAGATATCTCTGAAAAAAACCTCGAACTTATAAACAGTCTTTCAAAACAGCTGGATAAAAAAATAGAAAGCTACGTTAAAACCACAATTAGGAAATCTCAAAAATAA
- a CDS encoding PUA domain-containing protein, with the protein MKHRKLEESEISAIKAAISRYIGKKAEELDFNNFLVLRGKSKNVVHVSSQVMKSLKNHKDIYSAGIHIGDLEEISGKEKFLPSLEGITRVSKDIEKNYAVINEKGEGLFLYSRDVFDSSIIELKGDGKVAVFNENKELLGIGKYNGKLIKNIMDRGWYLRYGG; encoded by the coding sequence ATGAAACACAGAAAGCTCGAAGAATCAGAAATTAGCGCTATAAAAGCGGCCATTTCAAGGTATATTGGTAAAAAAGCTGAAGAACTTGACTTTAATAATTTTTTAGTATTAAGGGGCAAGTCAAAAAACGTAGTCCATGTAAGTTCACAAGTGATGAAATCCCTAAAAAATCACAAGGATATTTACAGTGCCGGAATACATATTGGGGATTTAGAAGAAATCTCGGGAAAAGAAAAGTTTTTACCATCCCTTGAAGGTATAACGCGGGTTTCAAAGGATATTGAAAAAAATTATGCAGTTATTAATGAAAAAGGAGAAGGATTATTTCTTTATTCAAGAGATGTGTTTGATTCCTCAATTATTGAATTAAAAGGTGATGGAAAAGTTGCAGTATTTAACGAAAACAAAGAATTACTCGGTATTGGAAAATACAATGGAAAATTAATTAAAAATATAATGGATCGCGGATGGTATTTAAGATATGGCGGATAA